The DNA window ATCCGCCAGGCCACGGGCTGTCCATGGCGGTAGCCGACGATGCTGCGGTGTGCATGTAGATCGTCAATGGTCCGTGGCGTGCCATGAACCTGCAGGTAGGCCGGCGCGGCGCAGGTCACCAGCCGCTGGCTGGCCAGCTTGCGCGCGACCAGGTGCTCGGCGTGATGCAGGCCGCCGAAGCGGATCAGCAGGTCGATGCCTTCCTCAAGTGGGTCGACGAAGTGATCGGTGAAGGTCATCGTCAACTGCAGGTCCGGATACTGCTGGCACATTTTCAGCAGCACCGGCAGCACCACCAGCCGCCCGAACGAGGACGGCATGTCGATGCGCAGGCGGCCGCTCGGCAGATGTGCCGCCGAGCCCAGGCAGGCTTCGGCTGCCGCGATTTCATCCAGCGCCGCCGCGCAGGAGGCGTAGTAGGCCTCGCCATCGGTGGTCAGCGCGATGCGACGCGTGGTGCGATGGAACAGGCGCACACCCAGCCGCGCTTCCAGCCGGGCAATGGCCTTGCCGACCGCCGAGCGCGAGATGCCCAGGGCATCGGCCGCTTCGGTGAAGGTGGCCGAGCGCGCCGTGGTGACGAAGGTCACCAGGCCATTCAACGATTCGACGGGGAGCATCGGCAGACTCGCTCATTGGGGAAAGATATTCCCGCTTGTCGGGAAATTTACCGCCTTTATGTGCCTTCATGTCAACTCCATCATGGTGCTGTCGCGCCGTTGGCGCCCCTCCCCGCACCGAGATGACTGACATGACCGCCCCCCTGTTCCGCCCGTTCGACCTCGCTGGACTGCCCCTGCACAACCGCATCGCGATGGCGCCGATGACCCGTGCCCGCAACCCCGGCGCCATCGCCAATGCACTGACCGCGCAGTACTACCGTCAGCGCGCCAGCGCCGGCCTGATCATCAGCGAAGGCACGCCAGTGTCGGCGCAGGGCCAGGGCTACATCGACGTGCCGGGCATCTGGTCCGCTGAACAGGTCGCCGGCTGGAAGCTTGTCACCGACGCCGTACACGCTGCGCAGGGCGCGATCTTCGCCCAGCTGTGGCACGTCGGACGCATGTCACACAGCTCGCTGCAGCCCGACGGCGGCCAGCCGGTGAGCGCCGGCACGCGACCGGTGGCGAGCGATCCGAAGAACACCTCGTTCGTGTATCTGGATGACGGCAGCCGTGGCCATGCCGATCCGACGCCGCCGCGCGCGCTGCGCACCGACGAAGTGCCGGGTATCGTCAGCGACTTCGTACGCGGCGCTGAAAATGCCATCGCTGCCGGCTTCGATGGCATCGAGCTGCATGCCGCCAACGGCTACCTGTTCGAGCAGTTCCTCAACCCGATCACCAATGATCGGCAGGATCTCTACGGTGGTTCACTGCGCAACCGCGCACGGCTGATCCTGGACACCGTGGATGCGATGGCGCAGCGGATCGGTGCACAGCGGATCGGCGTGCGCCTGGCGCCGAACAGCCAGACTTTCGACATGCCGGCCTATGCAGAGAACGAAGCCACCTATCTTTACTTGGCCGAAGAGCTTGGCAAGCGCGGGCTGGCGTATGTGCATCTGAACGACAACTACCTGCGCGGCGCGCCCGTCATCGGCGAGGCGTTCCTGAAGACTTTCAAGCAAACCTACGGCGGCACCGTGATTCTCGCCGGTGGGCTCACCCGTGAGCGTGCTCTGCGACTGGTCGAAGATGGCATCATCGACCTGGCCGCGTTCGGCCAGCCGTTCATCGCCAACCCGGATCTGGTCGAGCGCCTGCAGCGCGATGTGCCGCTGGCCGTACCCGATCGCAGCACCTATTACGGCGGTGGCAGCGAGGGCTACCTCGACTACCCGCTCGCACAGTAGATCCACGCCATGCGTGGATGCCGCGCCTTGATCCCGCCGGGCCACGAGTGCATCGTGGCCCGGTCCGGACTCGGTCCTGCCCCATGAACTGCTCAGCGGCCTCCTTCATCGTCAACCTCGACGTCCCCGATCTTGCAGCGGCCGAGGCGTTCTACACCGAAGCTTTCAGCCTGAGGATCGGCCGCCGCCTGGGCCCCGGCGCACTGGAACTGCTCGGCGGCCCCACGCCGCTATACCTGCTGCAGAACGACGCCGGCAGCGCAGCGACCGAAGACGGCGACGTGCGCGATTACGAGCGACATTGGACGCCCGTGCATCTGGACTGGGTGGTCGCCGATATCGACGCTGCGCTTGCCCGCGCCGTTGCAGCCGGCGCTTCTCTTGAACAGGCCGTGCGCGAACACCGCTGGGGAAGAATCGCCGTGCTGGCCGATCCCTTCGGCCATGGCTTCTGCCTGATCCAGTTCAGCGATGCAGGCTATGACGCCCTGCTGGAGTAGCACCCGAGTTCACCACGGCAGTGGCACCGCCTCGTCATTCGCGCGTTCTCCGTAGTACAGCGACGGCAGCAGCCGCGACAGGAAACTGAACTCGGTATAGCAGTGCTTGAGCAGTCCCAGGCCGATCGCATCGCTGGCGTCGCGCTGCGGATCTTTGCTGTCCAGGCCAAGCACGAAGCGACTGCGCAGCACGCAGCCGAACGGTGTATCGCGCGCGACGTGCAGCATCTGGCCATCGCAGGGATCACCGTGCGCGTCCAGACGAACGTGGTCACCAAAACCGATGCGCGCGGCGATCACCGCCGAGACATCGCCGGCATCCTGCGCCGCCTGCAGACGCTCGGGTGTGAGCAACGTGCGCGGATCGTGGAACTTCAGGCGTGCCGCCACCGGCGGGATGTCGGCCAGCGACTCGACGGCCTGGATGCTGGCGCCATGGTAGCTGCGCCCACGCTGCCAGGCCTCGTCCCAGCCACGGTGCTCGACGTGGTCCAGCGGGTGCCACCAGCGGATGTGCTGGGTGGTCTCGAAGAAGGTGAACCACCAGTCCAGCATGCGCCCCTTGCAGCCGTGAAGATCGGTGCGCACCGCGACCAGCAGGGTGCCGTCCGCGCGACGCTGGATGCCGGTCTCCAGGTGCATCGGTGCCGGATCAAGCAGGTCGTGGTGGTCCAGCCAGGCGTGAGCGTTGGCAACGGTTTCCATGGTGAATCCCTCGGGAGATGAGGATCGGACAATACGGAAACGCACATCGTTTCGCAATTATCGAAATGCGCTAGAATGTGCGCAATGACCGCTACCGCCCCGCCCGATCTGATCGCTCCGCCCCGTCGCCGCGGCCGTCCTGCACGCCCAGAGGCCGACGTCCGCCATGCCGTGCTGCAGGCGACGCTGGATCTGCTGCTGGCGCAGGGCTACGAAGCGACCACCATCGAAGGCGTCGCCGCGCATGCCGGCGTGGCCAAGAAGACGGTGTACCGGCATGCCGGAAATCGCGACGAACTGGTGGGCCTGGCAGTGCGCGAGTGGACCGATGGCTTCGCACCACAGCTGCAACGTGATGCCCGCCACGCCGAAGACGTGCTGCCACTGCTGCACGACATCCTGCAGGCGGTGTGCGCGCAGGCATTGTCAGCACAGGCGGTGCGGGTGTTCCGCCTGTTGACCACCGACTTCCCGGGCAAGGACGCGCTGCTGCGGGCCTACCTCGACAACGGCATCGGCCGCGGCCGTGCGCTGCTGGCGGACTGGCTGCGGCGGCAGCAGCAGCGTGGTCTGTTGCGCGCCGGTGATCCAGAACGGATGGCGCGCCTGGTGCTGGCCATGGCCGTGGCAGAACCTCTGCGCGAGCGCGCCATCGGCGTGGTTGCCGAAGACGCATCGGTGGATGCGCACCTGCGTGACTGCCTGCAGTTGATGGAGCCGATGCTGCAGGCTGCGTAGCGTGGCGTCATCCACGCATGGCGTGGATCTACTGCCAGAAGGTGGAGGCCGACCGTTGGTCGGCACTCATCCATCGCGCCGCAGGAAGGACCAGGCAGTAGAGCCACGCCATGCGTGGCTTGGTATCCATGCCGTGCACCCGCGCAGCTCAATCCCGTACGTACGGCATTCTGCTGTCCATCCGCTCAAAGCCGACCAGCGGCTTCAGCAATGCCTGTACGTCCTCTTCACTGATGCCACCGCCGGCAATGTCATCCACGCGCGCGAACAGCGCTTCCAGCGCAGCCACCTGATCCCCACGCAACCAACCGCGATGAGTGGACAGCCAGGCCTGCAGGTTCGCACCGATATCGCCTTCCGACAGCAGCGAATCATCTTCCTCCAGTTCAACCACCGCTTCGGCCATCTTGCGGAACAGGAAATCCTGGAGGTTCGCCGCCACCAGGTCGGCGCGATCATCGTCGTGCCAGACCAGCAGTACCGGCGGCTCAGCGAAGCCTGGTGCGTTGGTCCAGAAGCAATAGTTGTCGCCGGCGCCGGTGCGTGCGAACGGCAGCAGCTTCAGGTCTTCACGCAACGGGTTGTAGTGATCTTCGGCAGTCAGGTCTTCCCAGGCCGCGCGCAGTTCATTGGGCTCGATCGGTTCGTACTCGCTCGCGTACAGCAGCACTGGCGGCTGTGCCTGTACCTGTGGGAACACCTCACGGTACCAGCGCGGCCCCTGTTCGCCCCAGCTGAATTGGTTGCCTGCGACGAGCTGGTGGAACAGCGGCGGAAAGGCTTGGCTGGAGGCCTGTTCGAGATCGGCGAGCGTGCTCATGGACGTCCTTGTTGGATGAGGGTGGTTACCTTAGCGCGTGCCTGCGCCATCCACGCATGGCGTGGATCTACTGCGGAACGGCATCCACACATGGGGGGAGTCAAAATGGGCATGCGGCGATGGTCAGTAGATCCACGCCATGCGTGGATGCGGCCCACCCCAATTCATTCGCGCAACATATCCACGAACGCGCGCAACGCGCCGGGCATCTGCCGCTGCTTCGGGTAGTACAACGCGAACCCGGCAAACGGTTCGCTCCAGTCTTCCAGTACCGCCACCAGTCGCCCATCGTCCAGGTAAGGGCGCGCGGTGTCTT is part of the Stenotrophomonas lactitubi genome and encodes:
- a CDS encoding DAPG hydrolase family protein, with protein sequence METVANAHAWLDHHDLLDPAPMHLETGIQRRADGTLLVAVRTDLHGCKGRMLDWWFTFFETTQHIRWWHPLDHVEHRGWDEAWQRGRSYHGASIQAVESLADIPPVAARLKFHDPRTLLTPERLQAAQDAGDVSAVIAARIGFGDHVRLDAHGDPCDGQMLHVARDTPFGCVLRSRFVLGLDSKDPQRDASDAIGLGLLKHCYTEFSFLSRLLPSLYYGERANDEAVPLPW
- a CDS encoding VOC family protein, translating into MNCSAASFIVNLDVPDLAAAEAFYTEAFSLRIGRRLGPGALELLGGPTPLYLLQNDAGSAATEDGDVRDYERHWTPVHLDWVVADIDAALARAVAAGASLEQAVREHRWGRIAVLADPFGHGFCLIQFSDAGYDALLE
- a CDS encoding alkene reductase, which codes for MTAPLFRPFDLAGLPLHNRIAMAPMTRARNPGAIANALTAQYYRQRASAGLIISEGTPVSAQGQGYIDVPGIWSAEQVAGWKLVTDAVHAAQGAIFAQLWHVGRMSHSSLQPDGGQPVSAGTRPVASDPKNTSFVYLDDGSRGHADPTPPRALRTDEVPGIVSDFVRGAENAIAAGFDGIELHAANGYLFEQFLNPITNDRQDLYGGSLRNRARLILDTVDAMAQRIGAQRIGVRLAPNSQTFDMPAYAENEATYLYLAEELGKRGLAYVHLNDNYLRGAPVIGEAFLKTFKQTYGGTVILAGGLTRERALRLVEDGIIDLAAFGQPFIANPDLVERLQRDVPLAVPDRSTYYGGGSEGYLDYPLAQ
- a CDS encoding LysR family transcriptional regulator yields the protein MLPVESLNGLVTFVTTARSATFTEAADALGISRSAVGKAIARLEARLGVRLFHRTTRRIALTTDGEAYYASCAAALDEIAAAEACLGSAAHLPSGRLRIDMPSSFGRLVVLPVLLKMCQQYPDLQLTMTFTDHFVDPLEEGIDLLIRFGGLHHAEHLVARKLASQRLVTCAAPAYLQVHGTPRTIDDLHAHRSIVGYRHGQPVAWRMGDAGTQGVFIPSGTYQLNDGDAVIEGALAGLGICQMPVSLVRRHLESGALQSVLDHCMQHHVDIHALWPQTRHLRPKVRYVVEELSRLAAEGVFD
- a CDS encoding SMI1/KNR4 family protein translates to MSTLADLEQASSQAFPPLFHQLVAGNQFSWGEQGPRWYREVFPQVQAQPPVLLYASEYEPIEPNELRAAWEDLTAEDHYNPLREDLKLLPFARTGAGDNYCFWTNAPGFAEPPVLLVWHDDDRADLVAANLQDFLFRKMAEAVVELEEDDSLLSEGDIGANLQAWLSTHRGWLRGDQVAALEALFARVDDIAGGGISEEDVQALLKPLVGFERMDSRMPYVRD
- a CDS encoding TetR/AcrR family transcriptional regulator, producing the protein MCAMTATAPPDLIAPPRRRGRPARPEADVRHAVLQATLDLLLAQGYEATTIEGVAAHAGVAKKTVYRHAGNRDELVGLAVREWTDGFAPQLQRDARHAEDVLPLLHDILQAVCAQALSAQAVRVFRLLTTDFPGKDALLRAYLDNGIGRGRALLADWLRRQQQRGLLRAGDPERMARLVLAMAVAEPLRERAIGVVAEDASVDAHLRDCLQLMEPMLQAA